The Pongo abelii isolate AG06213 chromosome 19, NHGRI_mPonAbe1-v2.0_pri, whole genome shotgun sequence genome includes the window CAGCCGACATGTCTGCCCAGTATTGAAGAAGGGAAGGGTCCAGTGACAGGGAGGCTGAGAGAGCGTTGCCTGTGAAGGAGCCAGGAGCGCACCTGTGGCTCAGCCCCATGGAAGTGCAGCTGTGTGAGGGAGGGGTGGGGCTGAACAGAGAGTCCGGGGGGCCAGATGGGAAGCTGCTGCCCTCAGGGGGAGCCTTACCACATGACAGGTCAGATTTGCAGTGTAGACAGACTCCTCTGCAGCATGGGGTCTCGCAGGAGCACCTGGACCCTCATCAGCAGGATGGAAAATTAGGACCATTGGGAGTGGCACCTGGGTCCTGTTCAGAAATGCCCAATTGGCCCAGGAGGGTCCTGGAGAGACTCTGGCCCTGGGGTCCTGTATTCTGCCCCCTTCCTTAGTGGGCATTCTGTGTGAAATCAAACCAAAAAGGCATCCTGAGTGGTGGGAGAGCCAGAGGACAGCTCCCTGGGTCTGACTTGTGGTTTTGCCACCAGCGTCAACGTCAATGACACCTACAAGTGTCACTGCGGCCAAGACCTCAACAATCACAACTGCATTTCCACCTGTATCATCTACTCCCCTGTTTGCAGTGAGTGCCACCCACAGTACTAGCATCCAGGAGGAAAATGAGGAGGTCGTGAACTCACAGTAAGCACCCTAGCCCCTGAGACATGGAGGGGGCCCTGTGCTAAGGAGGAGCCCAGGGCGGGGACCTTGGCCATGTGGGCCAGCTGGAGGTGTGCATCACTCCCTTTGCCCCAGGCCCAGGTTGGAAGCCATAGTCTGAACACCCCGGCTTGGACCTGCCCTTGGCTTTGGAAGGGGGCTCAGGTCGGGGAGAAGTTGGGGGGCAGATGGAAGGAAAGTGATAGCTACTGAGGGCTGGTGACATTCTGTGAGGCCCGTGTTAGACGCTTCACATGAGTGTTCTCACTTGCTCTTCACTGCAGCCCTGTACTGTCGTCATTCCCTGTATTCGTCTGTTTTCACGccgttgataaagacatacccaagagtcGATAAATTATAatgagaaagaggtttaatggactcacggttccacatggctgaggaggcctcacaatcaaggCGGAAGgggaaaggcatgtcttacatggcagcaggcaagatggagaatgagaaccaagcgaaaggggtttcctcttataaagccatcagatctcgtgagacttattcactaccacgagaacagtatggggcaAACCACACCCATTATTCAATTAtcccccaccaggcccctcccacaacacgtgggaattatatgggagctacaattcaagatgagatttgggtggggacacagccaacccacATCAATccccattcaagatgagatttgggtggggacacagccaacccacATCAATccccattcaagatgagatttgggtggggacacagccaacccacATCAATccccattcaagatgagatttgggtggggacacagccaacccacATCAATccccattcaagatgagatttgggtggggacacagccaacccacATCAATccccattcaagatgagatttgggtggggacacagccaacccacatcaatccccattttacagatgagtaaactgagactcagagaggttaaacaatTTGCCCAGTCAAGTAGCTACAAGAGGCTAAGGCTAAGCTTCCAATTCTGGTTTATGTGACTCCAGAGCCTTGAGTTCTCCTCTCTAAATAGTGGTTCTTAACCTTTTTGGGGGGTTACCAGCCCCACATAGAATCTGACATCTATGGACACTCTCCCCAGAAAAACACGTGCAGTCACAAACCTTTTCTGGGATTCACGGACTCCCTATTCTAGCACAAAACCCCACAGTTCAATCCTGGCACTAGCCACCCAGAGTTAGTGCAGACCCCACAGGTGAAGAGCTTCCACATCCACAAGACCGCCCTGATTTAGATGCCAGTTGAACTTTGGGGATCCCCAGGCCACCACATTTCTGACCAACTGGATGCAAATTTGGGGGTTCCAAGGACCCCCTCAGGTTCAATAATTTGTTAGACTCAGAACTCTGGAAAGCATTATACTTACAATTACAGTTTTATCATAAGGGATAAAGGATAAAGATTAGGACCAGCCAATGCAGAGACACATAGGACAAGGCTTGGGAGGATCCCAAACAGTTTATGTGCCCTCTCCAGGTGGAATCAGGGAGCATCACCTGCACCCTCCCTGCGGCACCTCAATATATTTATCAACCAGGAAGCTCCTCCAAGCtttggtgtccagagtttttattggggtttcattacataggcatgatgtGATTGAACTGTCTTCACCTCCAGTCCCTCTTTGGGAGGTTGGGCTGGCTCAGGGCTCTAAATCTCTAATTACGTGGTTGGTCTTTCTGGTAACCAGCCCCATCCTATTGTCTCATCTCTTACCAAAGTCCAGGTGTGATTCATGAACAATAAAGACACTCCTAATTTTTAGGAAATTCCAAGGATTTAGAGCCTCCctcctaagagccagggaggaAGGCCAGCCAGATTCTTTACTGGACAACTCCCAGAAACCCCTCCGCAGGCTTCTGCCGACATATAAGACAAGGCAAAATTCAGGCTCAAACATGCCACTTCCAGAAGTTTACTCTGTAGATACACATAGGTGGCAGCACTGGGTTCTGTGGGGCCTGAAGGTTGTGCAATTTGCGGGGTGGGTTGGTGGGGTAATCTAAGAAAAAGACGAGAAAATTATGAATGCAAACATAGGCATGAAGGAAGGAGCCCAAGCAATGGAGGGGCCTGAAGCTGGGCTGCGTCAGCCTCCTAGTCAATCTGCTGCTGCATGGTCAGGTGTGAAAAGGTGGAGCTGCAAGGCAATTTATAAGCAACGTTTACCATTGCAAAGAACTGGGGGAAATGCCCATTCAGTGGgaacatttaaataaatcatGGTCTATCCGTGTGTTGGAATACCCTGAAGCTATAGGAAAGAGTGAGGGACTTCTTTATGTACTGACATGGAAAGACCTCTAAGATGTATTGTTAAGTAAAACCAGAATAGCGTTAGACGAGGCCTCCTTTGTgtgaaaagagaagggaaatccTGTACATTCATATTTGCTTATATACACATAAAGAAACTCTGGAAGGTTCTTAAGAacagcatgtgtgtatatgtggggaAATTGGGGAATGTGTAAATGGGGGGTGTGTAGAAAGGGGgctttatactgtatttttttaattaaccttATCTATCTACTTAAAAAGTTAGAGAAGAAGACCAGgtacattggctcatgcctgtcatcccagcactttgggaagttgaggcaggaggatggcttgagctcaggagtctgagaccatcctgggcaatatagcaagattgagtctctacacaaaatttaaaaattagcagtggtggcctgtgcctgtagttccagctactcaggaggctgaggcaggaggatcacttgagcccaggggttcaaggctgcagtgagccatgatcaccactgcactccagcctgggtaacagagccagatcctgtctcaaaaaataaaaataaaaaagtaagttgGAGAAGGCAAGTTGGCCGCATCCTCACCATCCTGTGCCTCCTCCAGGCTCCCGCTGCTCCTCTCCCTGTTGGCATTGTTGCTGCTTCTGTTGGTGGGGGCCTCCTTGCTAGCCTGGAGGATGTTTCAGAAACGGATCAAAGGTGAGTTGGCTCCCCACACCCCTCTGCCCCACCTGGGGTGGTCAGGCCCTGACCACAGACACTCATCTTCAAAGCTATGTCCTCGTCCCACAGTATTGCTATGAAATGTGACACCCAGACCACACATCCTGGGTGATCCTACAGGGCAGGTCCTATGGGAGGCATCCTTGTGCGTGGTGGTTACAGGCTGTGGGAGGTGGCTCCCAAGCAGGAGGCTTTCCCACTGCCAGCCCAAGGGTGGTTGCCCCATGAAGCAATGACCCTCTTCTGTTTAAAACCCTGGCATGGTGAGCTGGGCtcagtggtgtgcatctgtagttccagctactcaggaggctgagatgggaggattgcttgaacccaggaattcaagaccagcctgcgcaacacaaCGAGGCCCCcatgtctataaaataaaataaacccttGCATGGTCTCCCTCACCATAAAAAGTCCAGGTCTCTACAGGAGTCACTGCCCTCCACGATCTGGCTCTACCCACCTCCCTCTCCCCGTCCGTGCACCGTGGAAATCAACTTCTTGTATCTCCTTTAAGAGAGCCTCAACCTcagcctctcctctccttctgggtTTGCTCTGGGCACCTGGAGGGCCTCCCCTGCCCGCTCTCCCCAGCTCACTCCCAGTGGACTCCAACAGTGGTCCTCAGAGTTTCTTTTCTCTGGGACCTTTTCTTTGACTCCAAAGAGTGGCTTGGGGCCCCTCCTGGCTATACCTCTGCTGTCACAGCCTTTTGGGGACCAGATTGTCATTGGTGGTGTCCTCACCTGCCTTCCCACAGGCATGCGCTTCAAGGAGGTACagaacaaatatttgtcaaattaatGTGTTATTCAGTATCTCCAGCTGCAGCGGGCACCCCAGGGGCCTCCAGGCAATCTCTAGTCCAGCTGCCCTCCTCTGAGCTCAGATTAAAAGAGAGAACAGGAACTCTTGGCACTCAGTAGGTAGATGATCAATAAATAGCTGATAAGCAAATTGAATAAGCACAGGAACAGAAGAACAAGTGGAGGTGTGGCCACCAGTCCTCTAGATTGCAGATCCCTGGCCGAGGTCAAGTGTAAGCCTGAAGCTTCCTCCCTGTTCGGAGAGTTGAAGATTCCACAGGCATAAGATTCTCAGGGGAATCTTTGTCCAAAGCCTTTCAAGACTTCAGTGAGACTGGGGTGGGAAGAGATGGGGTTATCCTGTCCCATAGCTGCGGGATAAGCTGGTGCATGCTTGGTGGCGGGCACTGCTCACACACACCCCCAGTGCCTCCTGTGGCACCCAGGCTTTTGGGGGAGAAATCAGCCTCAGTAGATCTGTGCAGGGTGTATGGGAAGAAAACCACTTCCTCTTTCCCATCTGCTTTGCATGTGTCATTTTCTGGTAACCCCATCCTAAACTTCAGCACCCACGTGGATGCCACTGGTTTGTCTCAGTTCTGAGCCCCTTTCAGTTTCCTTTGTGCCCTTTCACCCAGAAAGGCTCTGGCTCCTCAAAGAGCCTCCTGCCTGCTTAAAAAGGATGTATGTGATTATTGTAGGGAAtttgaaaaatgagtaaaagcacaaagaaggaaataaatccCCCATCATTGATGATAACTAAAAACCCCACAACCTAGAGAAAACCAGCCACTGGCCCCTGAGGTATATCCTTCCAGTCTTCTTTTCTATGCCTATATAAAtgcatctatgatttctttttttctctttttttttttttttttgagacagagtctcactctgtcacccaggctggagtgcagtggcatgatcttggctcactccagccttgacgCCCCACTGCCtggggctccagtgatcctcctgccttagcctcgcaagtagctgggactacaggtgctcaccactagGTCTggctaattgttaaattttttttttttttttttttttttagagatggggtttcactatgttgcccagcctggtcttgaactcctgagctcaagcccagagtgctgggattacagatgtgagccatcacacccagtcaTGCATCTGTGATGTCTTAACAAATTGGCCTCATACCACTCATTCTCTTTTAAACCTACATTTTTGCACTTAACATATGGTACCATGTTCCCAGCTATTAAATGTTCTAAAAATCACAGACTGCAGAGTTTACTGGTGTCTTAAGCTTCCTGTAACCCATCCTCAGTAACAAGATAAAGGCTTTCTATTCAAACATTTTTGACTCTCTGTCCCCTCCTTTGCAAGTCCGCGCCCCATCCCCTGACTGTGTGGCTGGGGCTGACTTCCTCTTGCCCTGCCTGGAACCTGACACCAGCCTCATCACACCTACTCCCCACTCTTTCCCCCAGCCCACATTTgtcgttcattcattcacacaacaAAGCTgtcctgagcacctactgtgtgccaggcctatGCTGGGCCCTGGGGACACCATTGTGACTGGGGTAGACTGGGTCTTACCTTCAGTGAACTTCCCCTACCGCTGGCTCCCGCAAACCTTCTCACTACCACCCTCCTTCCCGGGCGTTGAACTCCTGTCTCTTCCCCACCagctctttttctccttcccatcAGAACACTTGTCCCAGGTGGGGACAGGGAGGGCAGTGTGGTGCCTGCACAAAGCATTTGGAAGCAGAGCACTTTGCACCCCAGAGTACCCGGCTGCATGCTCCGTTAGGTCAGCTGTGGCTCAGCAAGCCCGTCACTATACGTGGTCTTGTGTCTCCCAACTGTGGGCTCCTCCCCTTTGATTCTGGGGGAGGAGCCCACAGATCCCCATGGCATCCAGTACAGTGGGCTCTGGGGTTGCCTGGCTGTGGACCTAACCAAGGGCATCAGCAGCATGTGTGTCACCCACTGCCCACCAGGTCCAGGCTCCCAGGGTGAAAGGGTTAGGGTGTACAGGGCTGTGCTCACAGGCAGCACCCCTATAGAGCAGGTGCCGGCAGCCAAGGGCTGTGTGAGCCTGAGCTGGGGTCCCTGGGGCTGACAGGCCTCCTTCCGTATGGCCTGGGGCAGCAGGCAGGTGGGCTGTCTGGGAGGGCAGACCTCAGGCACGGGGATGAGAGTAGAGGCCCACAGTCTGATGCAGCCCTAAGCTGCAACTTCCCACAGTCTGATGCAGCCCTAAGCCCCAGATGCACAGGGCTTTTCAGTGGTATCCTTTCTCCCCTGGAAACATTTGTGTGAGATCCCGTGTTGAAAGCTTGCTTTGGTCCCTCTCCTCCAGCTGGGAtgcttctttcctttattttattttattttttttttttgagacagagtcttgctctgttgtccaggctggagtgcagtggcatgatctcagctcactgcaacctctgtctcccaggttcaagcaattctcctgtctcagcctcccaagaagtagctgggactacagggcgtgtgccaccatgcccagctaatatttgtatttttagtagagacagggttttaccctattggccaggctgctctcgaactcctgacctcaagtgatctgccctccttggcttcccaaagcactgggattacaggcgtgagccaccgcgcccggcccagctggaatctttctatttctccatttattcactcatcctgtgttcattcattcatttactaagTCACTAATTTACTCACTCAACAAACCCTTGAGTTCCTACCATGCTTCAGGCCTGAAGGGATAGGTCCCCAGGGCTGAGGTCTCTAGGGAAAGGCCTTTTCCCAGAAGGCTTATAGGGTCCTCCATCCTGGCCGTTGTTCCGGGATTcaacctccttcctctcctcttgtCTCTAGCCGGTGACCATTCAGAGCTGTCCCAGAACCCCAAGCAGGTAAGGGGGGCTTCAGCAGGAGGTGTATcaggtggctgggcagagggtACAGAGGATGCTGGGGAGTTGGACAGTCCCATCGGCCAAAGGAGGATGGATGGAGCCGGGAGCTCGCCCAGAGCGGGACGAACGATGCTGGGAGATGTGGTCACTGGGTCTTGTTCTGAGTTCTGGCCAGCCTGTCCCCTCCCTACTAGGGCAAATGGAATGAAGGGAGTCCCTCCCAGCCGAGCTGACCTGGGGAACATTCAAATACTGGACAGAGTGAGGTAGAGGCAGGAAGGGGAAGGTGGGGGCTGAGGCGCTCAGAGCATAGAGGAAGGGGAGACACATGCAGAgacgcagggacagaggctgCAGGGCTCTGTGGACACCCACCTGGGACCTCCTGCCCACCCAGGCTGCCGAGCAGAGTGAGCTGCACTACGCAAATCTGGAGCTGCTGATGTGGCCTCAAAAGCCAGCACCACcaagggaggtggaggtggaataCAGCACTCTGGTAAGTGCGATAGCCCGGCTTCTGGGCATGTGGCCCCTGGGCTGTGCCAGGGCACCCCTAGGAGGGggggcagaaggggaaggaagggatcGACTTGGTGATCTTGTGCCTGTCAGGGATAGGGCCACACGGAGATGGAGCAAGTGTAGATTTTGCCAGAGCAGAGGTCCTTAGAAGGGCTTGGTGTCATTGTGgctggggggttggggggtggccAGCAGCTATGGCTCTGACAGTCCGTGAAGTCCAGCATGGTTTAAGCACCTGCTGTGTATCATGAGCCAAGGTGAGAACCTGTGACTTCTCACTGTTTTGGTCTCATCAGCTCTTTGGCATCAATTCTGCTTTCCAGGTTTTTGTCTGTGACCCGCTGTGGGGCAACACTTGGGCGCAGCCACCTTCAACTGGGATAATGGGATGGGGGCTGCCTCCCTGGGTCGTGATCCACCTACTAGTGGGAGAGTTCAAGCAGAAGCTGGGGGTGTCTTGGCAGAGAGGATCGGGAGAGACATAAGCATCAGCAGGGATGCTTAAAGGACCGCCCAGGCCTGGGAGCTGAAGGGGCCCCTCAGACATGTTGGGTGGTGCCATGGAGGGCTGGCACCAGGGTGACAGGGGACACTGTTACTGGTCTGCCTGGAAAAGTGGCCCAACTCCCTGGGATATCTCCAGCCTGGTACTGTTCTCCCCAGGCCGCCGTTTTGCACCTGACAGGGGAAGAGGGGATCCAGACCTGCCACTTCCGGGTCCCCTGATAGCCGCACCCCTCCCCAACCTCCCGCCAGCTGTCTGCATGAGGATGAGGGTGGTCTGTGGGCCCAGGGTTCTGGGTGGCTCCTGgccaagtttctttctttctttctttctctttctttctttctttctttctttctttctttttctttctttctttctttctttctttttctctctctctctctttccttctttctttctttctttttttaggtgGAATCTTGCtcggtcccccaggctggaatgcagtggcacagtcttggctcactgcaatgtcggcctcccaggttcaagcaattctcctgcctcagcctcagcctccagagtagctgggactatggacacatgccactgcactggctgatttttgtatttttagtagagacggggcttcaccatgttggccaggctggtctcggactcttgacctcaagtgatccacctgccctggcttcccaaagtgctgggattacaggactgagccaccacacccagccagctccTGGCCAAGTTTCTGAGCGCCCCTGTGATGGTCAAGCCTGACTCCTTCCTTGCATGACATGATCTTGTGTCCACAAAGCTGCATGGCCTGGGACCAGCAACAGCCTTGTTGTTCTAACTTGATCTAAAGTGATCTCATGATCTAAAGTGGATGGGACATGGTCTTACTCTTCTCCTAGCCCCCTTGGTACAAGTTGGGACTCATGCCCACAGTACAGCAAGTTAATCAGAGCTGCAGGGCCAACGCAGTACCCCTGTACTGGCTTCAACTCCACCTAGAGAACTAGGGGTCCTCTGCAGAAAGGGACCTCAGAAAGGGATCCATGGCTGCTTCTTTGtgagaacttttctttttttctcttttcttttcttttctttttttttttttttttgagacagagtctcactctgtcgccaggctggagagcagtggtgcaatctcggccattgcaacctctgcctccccagttcaagcgatcctcctgcctcagcctcccaagtagctgggattataggtgcccaccaccacgcccagctagtttttgtatttttagtagatactgggtttcactatgttgcccaggctggtctcaaactcctgacgtcaagtgatccacccgccttggcctcccaaagtgctgggattagaggcgtgagccactgcgcctggccacaagaATGTTTCATTAAGAGAAGCATAGAGGTGTCTCGGGGGAGCCCAGCCAGGTCTCAAGGCCTTAGTTTCTTCACTGTAGAATGGACCAGGCTGGGTCAGCCCCGAGGAGCCCCCGAAGCCTCCTGCCTCTGATGCTAGGGATGTTGTGCTGCTGCTTGCCCAGGTGGGGAGGAGCAGCTGGGTGGACAGGATCATAGAGAAAAAGAGGCCAGGACAGTGGAGCCTCTACAGTGAGGCCTCACCAAGGCCCCTCAGGTGTCCTCCCTCCTCCGTCCTATGCTGGGGGTCCTTCCTTCCCTTGCCTCTCCCAAGCCTCTGGTTTCTTGGTTTCTCTCTGCAGGCCGCCCCCAGGGAAGAACTTCACTATGCCTCGGTGGTGTTTGATTCTAACACCAACAGGATAGCTGCTCAGAGGCCCCGGGAGGAGGAACCAGATTCAGATTACAGTGTGATAAGGAAGACATAGGCCTTTGTCTTGCCTCGCCATCGGAGCTCTCATGGGCCCCAGGAAGTCCAGGGATGGCTCCCTTATCCCTGGCCCACGTCCTTCTCAGCCTGCCCTCGATGACAGTGACCAACAGACAGGCAGCTGGGTTTCCCAGGCCGTCCCTCTGTTGCCATCAGCTCGATTGGCTTCCCTGAGGGCCAGCAGGGCTGGGGGCTCCGGGAGCAGCAGGAAGCACTCCCAGCCACCAGCGCCTGTTGCCTATTTCCCCTTTGCCCCTGCTTCATCCCAGCTCTGTGTATGGAGGACAAAGCTTCTCCCTGCGTGGCTCCAGGAAAAGATGTGTCTCACGTAGGTGGCACCTGCCAACAGCGTTGTCAACCACAGCCCCTTAGGAACGTCTGGAATTGCTTGGGAGTTGGGGAGAACTGTCAAGAAGAGTGAAGAGAGTGCCAAAGCGGAGATCTGTTCACATGGGGGCCATGGTGGGGGGACCCACTAAAGATCAAGATCAAAGATCCTCCCCATctcacagacaaggaaactgaggccagagggaGGAGAAAATTGCTCATGGCTCCAGAACTGGTGGCAAGTTCCTCTGGACTCttaggtttatttttaatatgaaatataaaaacagttTCAAATATCTTATTGAGGGAGaagtaaaaagttatttaaacaaTGCCTGCTATGTGTCTGCAATCCTCTGCTAAAGAAAGCTCCCAGCTTTGATACCAGATGAGTGCAGAGAAGCCTTGTGGGTGCAGTGGGTTGGGGACATCCTAAGAGAAGTCCTCACTGAGTGGGAGAAGGTGGGTCACAGCTGTTTCTCGCCATGAtgtctgtttgtttgcttgtgtgttttttgagacggggcctcgctctgtcccccaggctggagtgcagtggtacgatcacagctcactgcagcctggaattcttgggctcaactgatcctcctgcctcagcctcctgagtagctgggactacaaacacgtgccaccatgcctgacttttttattttttgtaaagatggggtttcgccatgttgcccaggctggtcttgaactcttgggctcaagcgatccttttgccttggcctcccagagtgctaggattacagcatgagccaccatgcctggcagtttGCATGATGGAAAACACAACAGTTTTCTTGTCGGGAGATTTGAAATTTGATGCAAAGAGTTGTCCAGGCTGTCTTGAGTCTGTGGCAGCTGCCAAcagctttgtgtttttattttttcattttaatttttcttttttagaggcagggtctcgctgtgttgctcaacctggaactcctggagtTGTGCAATGTGGACTCCTGGATCTGAAAGGTGAGGCTGCCATGAAGCCTATAATGTGGGCCGGGGCTTAGACATGTGCCTGGTACGGAGGGGAACCCAGAAATAGTTGTTGACTTCACTCGAATTGAGCCCAGTCATGTTCCAGTCCCGATCTGCAGTAACCCTTCTCGGGTTCCTGTTTCCAGACACAGAATTCTGCAGGGTGGTTTAAAACACAGAGGCACGTGGCACCAGACTGACTCTAAGGCTCAGGGGGTTGTTCGAAGGACCCCTTCTCCTCGATGGGAGTGAACTTTCATTCTCTGAAAtagtattttctctttaattcagTCTAAATTTCTATCAATTAGAAGTAAGTCCTCTGTAAAATGCAAATGTCTAGGCTGTCAGTTGGTTATCAATGCCAGCTGCTATAACAACCACAACC containing:
- the LOC100431722 gene encoding CMRF35-like molecule 8: MLSLVITWDSSETPKGQCQTEAALFPPPPLYIPGDGPGGTADQAHLRRSRDSGLCFPGCFALSGPNTVAGPVGGSLSVQCHYKEEHGTRNKYWCRPPQILRCDKIVETKGPAGKRNGRVSIRDSPTNLSFTVTLENLTEEDAGTYWCGVDTPLLRDFHDPIVEVEVSVFPASTSMTPTSVTAAKTSTITTAFPPVSSTPLFAVSATHSTSIQEENEEVVNSQLPLLLSLLALLLLLLVGASLLAWRMFQKRIKAGDHSELSQNPKQAAEQSELHYANLELLMWPQKPAPPREVEVEYSTLAAPREELHYASVVFDSNTNRIAAQRPREEEPDSDYSVIRKT